Proteins encoded in a region of the Trypanosoma brucei brucei TREU927 chromosome 5, complete sequence genome:
- a CDS encoding tubulin tyrosine ligase, putative (similar to Tubulin tyrosine ligase-like protein 1. (Swiss-Prot:O95922) [Homo sapiens;]) — protein MFPNTSLRPGGAANIGLRSKKTELYGGARGAKPLSSASSVYGMSGSNGSNLPHAIGGSGRITNVGSGSPPISQVLPVGGNSQLSSLRDGDVAKSNPVRYRTPQMQMIVAELSGARQDGPMLRYRTDLDKHVIHFAFRRFPRSVEIVEDEEITAGDWHFFWMSVGRVRSLFSSSEYRLSDSQIINHFPNHYELTRKDLMYKNIKKYIKDPNNVQLRMPYSLPEQLANGGDNVTYLRFADCVPITYNIPNDLAMFEEEFRRQPGSTWIVKPTSRSQGRGIFLINRLSQLKKWLKERKELDEFEGVMMMNSFVVSKYIRDPLLIGGKKFDLRLYVLVTSFKPLVAYLHDQGFARFCATRYVANALSDEDLCSHLTNVALQKGEKEYNASHGGKWTLANLLLFIQGRFGAAAADWLMHGIEFVIYHSLRALESVMFNDRHCFELYGYDILVDSQLRPHLIEVNSSPSLSTTTVSDRLLKEEVLQDVLQVVFPPDFPSNNAMPYWEYRLRADLTTALPTGFRLLQVGEC, from the coding sequence atgttcccTAATACATCGCTGCGACCCGGTGGGGCAGCAAACATTGGCCTTCGAAGTAAGAAAACTGAGCTCTATGGAGGTGCGAGAGGTGCGAAACCCCTGTCTTCTGCATCATCGGTGTACGGCATGTCGGGTTCTAATGGCTCCAATTTGCCCCATGCCATCGGAGGGAGCGGCAGGATTACAAATGTTGGGTCAGGGTCACCACCAATCTCTCAAGTCCTTCCTGTAGGTGGCAACTCTCAACTTAGTAGCCTACGGGATGGCGATGTGGCCAAGTCAAACCCCGTCCGGTACAGAACTCCGCAGATGCAAATGATCGTAGCTGAACTGAGCGGTGCGCGGCAGGACGGGCCCATGCTTCGCTACCGAACCGATTTAGATAAACACGTTATTCACTTTGCATTTCGTCGATTTCCACGTAGTGTTGAAATTGTGGAGGATGAAGAAATTACAGCAGGTGACTGGCATTTCTTTTGGATGAGTGTTGGACGTGTGCGCAGtctgttttcctcctctgaGTATAGGTTGTCTGACTCTCAGATCATCAATCACTTTCCCAACCACTACGAGTTGACACGAAAGGATCTCATgtacaaaaatatcaaaaagtACATAAAGGATCCTAACAACGTACAGTTGAGGATGCCGTATAGCTTACCGGAGCAACTCGCCAATGGTGGGGACAATGTGACATACTTGCGATTTGCTGACTGTGTTCCCATCACATACAACATTCCGAACGATCTTGCGATGTTTGAGGAGGAGTTCCGTCGGCAACCCGGCTCCACGTGGATAGTGAAACCCACATCCCGCTCTCAGGGCCGTGGAATTTTCCTTATCAATCGCCTTTCACAGCTGAAAAAGTGGCTTAAGGAGCGGAAGGAGTTGGATGAATTTGAGGGcgtaatgatgatgaacagTTTTGTGGTATCCAAGTACATCAGGGACCCTTTGCTGATCGGCGGGAAAAAATTTGACCTGCGCCTGTATGTCCTTGTTACTTCCTTCAAACCATTGGTGGCCTACCTGCATGATCAGGGATTTGCACGGTTCTGCGCGACACGGTATGTTGCTAATGCGTTGAGTGATGAGGATCTATGCTCCCACCTCACCAACGTTGCTTTACAAAAGGGTGAGAAAGAATATAACGCCTCGCATGGAGGTAAGTGGACGTTGGCAAATCTCCTACTTTTCATTCAAGGTCGTTTTGGTGCGGCTGCTGCCGACTGGTTGATGCATGGCATTGAGTTTGTTATCTACCATAGTCTTCGTGCACTGGAATCTGTGATGTTCAACGATCGCCACTGTTTTGAGTTATATGGGTACGACATATTAGTTGACTCGCAACTTCGACCACATCTTATTGAAGTAAACTCGTCACCGTCGCTGTCTACGACAACCGTCTCCGATCGACTACTTAAGGAGGAGGTATTGCAAGACGTTCTGCAGGTGGTTTTCCCACCCGATTTTCCATCGAACAACGCAATGCCGTACTGGGAGTATCGCTTGCGGGCGGATTTAACCACCGCACTGCCAACTGGATTTCGACTTTTGCAAGTAGGAGAGTGCTGA